The Pirellulales bacterium genome contains a region encoding:
- a CDS encoding cupin domain-containing protein — protein sequence MSLLRTPLVWTGTIAAFVLIVATSLALSHEDEDAKVTPPGSGSAIAKVFEQMLPQGDFRKVNVITVNYAAGGASPKHRHDVAVFAYVLEGMVESQLQGEELKTFKQGDMWYEPPGTIHVVSRNASKSKPARLLVFLVQEEGKAATTLVK from the coding sequence ATGTCCTTACTGCGAACGCCCCTTGTCTGGACCGGCACCATTGCCGCATTTGTTCTGATCGTGGCAACGTCCTTGGCTCTCTCGCATGAAGACGAAGATGCGAAGGTTACTCCGCCCGGCAGCGGCAGCGCGATCGCCAAGGTCTTCGAGCAGATGTTGCCGCAGGGCGATTTTCGCAAGGTGAACGTAATTACGGTCAATTATGCCGCGGGAGGCGCCTCGCCCAAGCACCGGCACGACGTGGCTGTGTTTGCCTACGTGCTCGAAGGCATGGTCGAGAGCCAGCTGCAAGGAGAGGAACTAAAGACCTTCAAGCAGGGGGACATGTGGTACGAACCGCCCGGCACGATCCACGTCGTCAGCCGCAACGCCAGCAAGTCGAAGCCGGCCAGGCTGCTCGTGTTCCTGGTGCAAGAAGAAGGCAAAGCCGCCACGACCTTGGTGAAATGA
- a CDS encoding aldose 1-epimerase family protein — MSQSWLLTDVDQRVFVPELERGPADFTGELVRGLRVKKYVLRGGLGDGVDVIEVENGAVRLVLLPTRGMGIHKVFCGDVELGWQSPVRGPVHPTFVNLFEGSGIGWLAGFDEWLCRCGLESNGGPEWNEAGRLVHPLHGRIANTPAHRVEISVDGQTGEISVSGIVDESRLFGRKLRLTSTVRLRGGEPSFSIHDEVTNLSSEPTDFELLYHINFGLPFLQPGATLVAPAVNVVPQTSHSATDVARWNTYGPGEAGLGEFVHFFTLAADAEGRTNVLLKAADDRAAALHFNTRQLPCFTQWKLQQPGSDGYVTGLEPGTNYPNVRSFEEQQGRVPTLQPGASQSFDLAFDVLTTQEAVAAHAAAIEKLAGGKPPRVFERPQPGWSPA; from the coding sequence ATGAGCCAGTCGTGGCTGCTGACCGACGTCGACCAGCGGGTGTTTGTGCCGGAATTGGAACGGGGGCCGGCCGATTTCACGGGCGAGCTGGTGCGCGGATTGCGTGTCAAGAAGTACGTGCTGCGCGGCGGCCTCGGCGATGGCGTTGACGTCATCGAGGTAGAAAACGGCGCCGTGCGCTTAGTGCTGCTACCGACGCGCGGCATGGGCATTCACAAGGTATTCTGCGGCGACGTCGAGCTTGGCTGGCAATCGCCCGTGCGCGGCCCGGTGCATCCGACGTTCGTCAATTTGTTCGAAGGATCGGGCATCGGCTGGCTGGCCGGCTTCGACGAATGGCTGTGCCGCTGCGGGCTGGAATCGAACGGCGGCCCCGAATGGAATGAAGCGGGCCGCCTGGTGCATCCCTTGCACGGCCGGATCGCAAATACGCCGGCGCATCGCGTCGAAATCTCCGTCGACGGTCAAACCGGCGAGATCAGCGTCAGCGGTATCGTGGACGAGTCACGGCTGTTCGGCCGCAAGCTGCGGCTGACGTCGACAGTGCGATTGCGCGGCGGCGAGCCAAGCTTCTCGATTCATGACGAAGTAACGAACCTGTCGAGCGAGCCGACGGATTTCGAGCTCTTGTACCACATCAATTTCGGCTTGCCCTTTTTGCAGCCAGGCGCGACGCTCGTGGCGCCGGCCGTGAACGTGGTACCGCAGACATCGCATTCGGCGACAGACGTGGCGCGCTGGAACACATACGGACCTGGGGAAGCAGGGCTCGGAGAATTCGTTCATTTCTTCACGCTAGCCGCGGATGCCGAAGGGCGCACGAACGTGCTGCTCAAGGCGGCTGACGACCGTGCAGCGGCGCTACATTTCAATACCCGGCAACTTCCCTGCTTCACGCAATGGAAATTGCAGCAGCCAGGGTCGGACGGATACGTCACCGGACTCGAACCGGGGACGAATTACCCGAACGTTCGCTCGTTCGAAGAGCAGCAGGGGCGCGTGCCGACACTCCAGCCCGGCGCGTCGCAGAGTTTCGACCTGGCTTTCGACGTGCTGACAACTCAGGAAGCCGTTGCCGCGCACGCGGCGGCGATCGAAAAGCTTGCCGGCGGCAAGCCGCCACGCGTTTTCGAGCGCCCCCAGCCCGGCTGGTCGCCGGCTTAG